CTGGGCGAAATTCAGGCGGAAACCATTGGGACGCGCTTCGCGCGTCCCGCATGTTGGCTTCAAAAAAGCCGATTAGTTCGTTGTTGGTGACCCATTGTATTGAGCATTGGAACACCTTGATCCAGCAAATCAAGCAATGGTCAGAAACGCTACCGCATATCTTTGGGGAGCGGTCGTTCAGTTTCACGGGATAGCCAAAGATCGCCCAAATCTCCCACAAAAAGGCCGATTTCGAGGCAAAAACATTGACATTTTGGCCAAAATGTGGTATATTTTCGTCTTGTTCTTTGAAAGGCAAGGATTGGATTTTGCATGAGATAGGCGCTTTGTACGGCACATTTTGTCGTTTGAAGCGCTTGTCTCATGTCCGAGGCCAGCCGTTCGTCCAAAGCGTTTTTGGACGGCTTCTGTGAGACCGAGTGAACTCGCTACTCAACAGAGGCAATACGACAGAGAGGGAACCGAAATGGATCGCTACCCCGATCAGATGCTGGCTCGTCAGGCCAAGTTCGTGGGCACCCTGCGCATCGCTGGGATGCCTGACCGCTTCTACCAGCAGTCCATCGACGACGTCGAGTTCCGTGAGTGGCTCGTCGAGCAGGTCAAGGAGAAGCTGGGGCTGACCTACGAGGAGACCGAGACGCAGAAGGAAGCCCGTGAGCTCATGGGTGCCGACTTCCACGGTATCCCCGAGGTCGAGCGCTTCTTCGGTGAGATGACCGACAGCCAGCGCAAGCAGGCCGAGGTCATCCCCGAGAAGCTCATGGCCGACATCCGTGCTATGTCCCCCGAGGTGCGTAGCAAGTACATTCTCGAGTACGACACGGGCATCTCGCTCCTCGACGTGCGGGCGAAGGCTCGCATGGGGCTGTTCTACAAGCAGGACTGGTACGAGGGGCAGGAGTTCGCCAAGCGAATCGAAGACGCTCGCTGGCGGCTCATCCGCAAGATCCCCGTCGACGGCAGCTTCTCCAAGAGCTGGAGCCAGCAGGAGCGGCTCATCGACAGCCAGATCGACGAGATCCCCTCGGTGAGGCAGGTCGTCTACACGATGATCCTGCACTTCCTCGCCACGGGGGAGCGGTTGTTCGAGAAGGTCTACGTCCGCACCAGCGACGTCGACTCGAACGGCCGCCACGTCGACGTCGGGTACTTCGACGGGGACGGCCTCGGCGTCTACGACTGGTACGACAGCGGCCCTTACGGCATTCTCGGCGTGGCCTCCGCTCGGAAGTCCTGATCCTCGACCCTTGAGCCCTTGCTCCTCTTGAAACCTTGATCCTCCGCCGTAGGCGGATCGCTACAGGTGGATTTTGGAGCAAGACACGGCTCACTCACCCTTGGAGGGTACCCGCAACGACGTGGGTGCCCTCTTTTTCTTTTTGCGTGGTAAAATAATCACCGTCTTGTACCTGTGGGTATGGTTACGGCTTTACCTCACAAGACGCTCACTTTGAGCTCGCCAGAATATCGCCGTCTACGGATTGCGATAGCGTGCGATTCAAGGCATGGAGAAACTTCTTGCCCCTTTCTGGTGGAGATGTTCTGTATTAGAACTGCTCCCAAATCAAATACAGGAGAAAGAGAACATAGGCCACGTTGTGGCAGTAAACCTCGATCTTCGGTGTCACGGATGAAAACGGGCAACGTTCGTCGACTCGAACGGCAACCACGTCAACGTCGGGAACTTCGACGGGGACGGCCTCAACGTCAACAACTGGAACGACAGCAACCCTAACGACAATCTCGGCGTGGCCTCCGCTCGGCAGTCTCTCTCGCCTACAAGAAAGCGCTCTTACAGAGGAGCGCTTTCGTTTTCTCCTTTGAAGTGCTTTATCCAACCGCCGAGCATTCGCCCTATTTCATCAATCTGCTGCTGGATCTTGGCGTACTTGGCCGTATCAAGGACTTTGGTATCTTTTGCGATGCGTACGAAGACCCGTAGCATGTTGAGATCAACGCTTGCCTTCTCAAGCACTTCTATTTTCTCGGCTTTGTACAGGGCACTGGCGTGCAAGATTTTCTCGATTACATCGAGGTTCATCTTCTCAATTCGCAGCCAAAGCGCATACCTGTCCTGTTTTGGTACACTCTCCCGCAGTCCATAAACGTACAAATAGAGATCGTAGGCTTTCTTGAAAATGGGGATGTCAAACTCATCGAGCATAGTTTTGTTATGAGGATTTATCGCAACGTATTCTCCCAAATGATCGAACCATGTGCGTTGTTTTTGGCGTGGGAGAAGTTTCGCAAGGGAAAGCGTCACCGCAAGGATGTCGCCCGTTTTGATTGGGAGCTCGAGCAAAACATTTTCGAGCTTCACCGTGAGCTATCCAGCAAAACCTATCATCACGGCGCCTATTCAGGCTTTTACATCACCGACCCAAAGCAGCGCCATATTCACAAGGCAACAGTACGAGACAGGGTGGTACATCATGCTGTTTTCCAAGTTCTCAACCCGATCTTTGAGCCGACTTTTGTTGCAAACTCATTTTCTTGCCGTGTCGGTAAAGGAACGCACAAAGGTGTAGTCGCTGTGGAACGCATGAGCCGAAAGGTCAGTCAGAACTACACACGGCCGTGTTTCGTTCTCAAATGCGATGTGAGACGTTTTTTCGACTCCATCGACCATGATGTCCTCCTTGGTATTTTGGGGCGACGTATCAAAGACGGCGATGTCATGTGGCTATTGGATAGGATTGTAAGGAGCTATATTTCCGAATACGCCAACTTGTTTGAACGTAAAGGTGTACCCATCGGAAACTTGACCTCCCAGCTCTTTGCCAACGTCTACATGAACGAGTTTGACCAGTTTGTGAAGCAGAAGCTCAAGGTAAAACATTACGCTCGCTATACGGACGATTTTGTCGTGCTGCACCATGATCGAGATGAGCTTGAGCGACTTCTTCCACTTATCGAGGGATTTTTGAATGATCGGTTGAGACTTTCCTTACATCCGAAAAAAGTCTCCGTCAGATCGCTGCATCAAGGCATTGACTTTTTGGGTTATGTCGTGCGACCACATTGTGTGACGCTACGCACCAAGACCAAGCGCAGGATGTTTCGCAACCTCGACCACAAAGTGCAAAGGTTCAACAAGGATAAACTGGGTGCCGCTTCGCTGGCACAATCCGTCAATTCGTATCTCGGCGTCTTGTCTCATGCCAATGCTCGAAAAACCGAAGATCTTGTACACGGTAAGGTTTGGTATGAGGCAGAAAAACCCTTTGCGGATTGAGTCTTTACAGCTCGTCGCTATTCGACCATTTTTGAAACTCCATCATGTTGAACACATGCACGAGTTTGTCGTTTACCTGTCTGCGAAGCCACTCCTCGGCGCCTTTTTTGAACCCGCCGCCATCAAGTACGATGATTGTAGCGCATGGGTACTTCTCACGAATGTTGAGCACCAAGTACGGGAACTTCTCATCGACCGAGCCAGATGACTGCTGCCACTTGGACTCAATAACCATGCAGTCGGGATGTTTTTGTGGGTGATAGAAA
The Candidatus Uhrbacteria bacterium CG10_big_fil_rev_8_21_14_0_10_50_16 DNA segment above includes these coding regions:
- a CDS encoding RNA-dependent DNA polymerase; the encoded protein is MRIYRNVFSQMIEPCALFLAWEKFRKGKRHRKDVARFDWELEQNIFELHRELSSKTYHHGAYSGFYITDPKQRHIHKATVRDRVVHHAVFQVLNPIFEPTFVANSFSCRVGKGTHKGVVAVERMSRKVSQNYTRPCFVLKCDVRRFFDSIDHDVLLGILGRRIKDGDVMWLLDRIVRSYISEYANLFERKGVPIGNLTSQLFANVYMNEFDQFVKQKLKVKHYARYTDDFVVLHHDRDELERLLPLIEGFLNDRLRLSLHPKKVSVRSLHQGIDFLGYVVRPHCVTLRTKTKRRMFRNLDHKVQRFNKDKLGAASLAQSVNSYLGVLSHANARKTEDLVHGKVWYEAEKPFAD